In the genome of Leptotrichia trevisanii DSM 22070, the window TCTATCTATTACTTTAGAATTAAAATCTTAACTATTTTAATTTGTATCATTTTTCATTTTACTAAAGACAACTAACGCATATTTTCATAATTTTCCACAAATTCCTCCACAGACAAAACCTTTCCATCCATTTCCATTTCCTTAGCCAAATCACTGATATACGGCTGTTTCACCATGCTTTTCTCCAATGTGTCAAATTGCCAGAAAATATCACGTTTATCTCCATCAGCAATAACTTTTCCATTTGTCATTACAATTACCCTGTCAAAGTTTTTTACTACAAATTCCATATCATGAGTTATTGTAATAATTGTCTTCCCCTGCTTTTGAAGTTCGTCAATCAAGTTATGCAAGACTCTCATTCCTCTAAAATCCTGACCTGCTGTTGGCTCATCCATTACAATAACGTCTGAACCCATTGCAATTACTGCGGCAATTGTAACAAATTTTCTCAAGGAATACGGTAAATTGTACGGATTTTCCTTTTGATATTTTTCAAGTTCCGTTAATTTTATGGCATTTTCTACCATTTTTTTTGTTTCATCAGGAGAATATTTTAATTTTTTTGCTCCAAAGGCTATTTCATCGTAAACATTGTTATGAAATATCTGATCCATTGGATTTTGAAAGACATATCCGACTTTTCGGCTCATTTTGGCAACGGTATATTTCTTTGTATTCCAGTCATCTACAACAACATCTCCGCTTACTGGCTTTAACAATCCATTCAACATTTTTACCATCGTTGTTTTCCCAGCTCCATTTTGCCCAATAATTGCGACTTTTTCCCCTTTTTTAACTTCAAGAGAAACATCGTTAAGCACATTTTCAGTTCCGCTCGGATATTTAAAACTCAAATTTTTGACAGTAATAAAACTCATAGTTAATCTCCTTTAAAAATCTTATTAAACAATTTATCTTTAAATATTTATTTTTTTATAAAATCCCTTTCTCTTCCAATAACTTTCTATAAATCTCAAAATTTTCATTTTCAAAACATACAAAATTTACTTTTTCTATAAAATCATTTTTTGCCAAATATTCTGTCACAGCGTTAATAGCAATTTTTGCTGCTAAATCTTTTGGAAATCTGTACACTCCTGTCGAAATATTTGGAAATGAAATATTTTTCAGTTTATTTTTTTCAGCCAATTCTAAACTTGAAATATAGGCTTTTTTTAATAGTTTTTCTGCAAATAATTTTGCTTCATTATTTTTTCCTGACTGCCAGACAGGCCCAACTGTGTGAATTACATTTTTGAAAGGCATATTTCCTGCTCTTGTAATAACAGCTTCTCCAACATCGCATTTTCCGCAGGAAGCTCGTATTTTCATACAATCTTCGACTATTTGCTTGCCACCCTTCTTATGAATTGCACCATCAACACCACTGCCTCCAAGCAAGGAAGAATTTGCGGCATTGACAATCACATCAGCAGGATATTCAGTAATATCGCCTTTTACAAGTACGATTCTATTTTTCAAATCTTTTGGTTTCATAATTTTTCCTTTTTAATAAATATTTTCAAGATTTGCTTAACAATTTTTATTTTTTATTACTTTATTTTTTCAATAATTCCACTGTCTTTTCCTTGGTTATAGGAATTTCTTCAAACTCAACTTTTCTCGCTTTTTCAAGTTCATAGGCAAGTATAGAATATTGTGTCATACCAATTTCCTTTTCCAGCAAGATTTTATTATTTAAGACTTCTTCCGCTTTTCCACTCAAAATTATTTCCCCTTCATCAAGGACAAGTATATTTTGAGCATATTCTGCTATTAATTCCAATTTATGCTCAACCAAAATAATTGTCTTTCCTTCATTTGCCATTAAATTTATAATTTTGAAAATATCTTCCGTCCCTTTTGGATCAAGCTGTGAAGTGGGTTCGTCAATAACTAGAATATCAGGATCCATTGCGATAATTGAGGCAAGTGCCACTCTTTGCTTTTGTCCGCCAGACAAGTCATAAGGATTTCTGTCACGCAGCTTTTCAATTTCAAGCAGTTTCAATATTTCTTCAACTTTGGAAATTATCTCTTCTTTCTCTAACCCCAAATTTTCAAGTCCATAAGCGATTTCCTCAAAAACTGTATCTTTTACTCCGCTAATTTGCGTAAATGGATTCTGAAATACAAATCCAATTTTCTGCACAAGTTCCTTTTGAGAATAATCTTTCAGTTCTTTATCTTCCAGCGTTATTTTCCCTGTCAGTTCCCCTTTATAAAAATCAGGCACAAATCGCCTTAACATATTACAAAATGTCGTTTTCCCGCTCCCATTTTTTCCAATTACAGCCCAAAATTCGCCTTTTTTTATTTCAACATTTATATTTTTCAAGGCTTGTTTATCTTCAAGTGGATATTTGTAGTTCACATTTTCTATTTTAAAATAACCCATAACACCCTCCACACAATACACAGCACTATAAAAATAGCCAGCATAATTTTCATAATCTTATCATTTTTTGTTTCTTCTATATCGTGCAATATTGTCCGCTTTTCCCCAATGGAAAATCCTCTCGACTCAAGTGTAATCGCACGCTCTTCGGTACTTATTATGGATGACAACACCATTGGAATAAATATTGGAATAAGTGCCTTAAATCTTACGAATACATTTCCTTCCATTTCTACTCCCCTTGCCTTTTGTGAATCCATAATTATATCTGACTGTTTTTTCATTTCAGGAATCATTTGAAGCGATAAAAGCAAAATAAATGCCGATTTAGGATTAAGTCCTTTTTTTTCAAGAGCCACTGTGAACTCTTTAGCTTTTGATATTAGTGTCAACATTGTTATAGTAGAAACTAGAGCTGCAATTTTGGAAGTCAATCTTACCGCAGTTATTATCCCAGTCTTATATACTGTAATAAAACCAAATTTTGCCATAATATCATTAGAAGGAATCATCAGCCCCTGTACAACAAATATAATCAAAGTTAGAAAAAACAGGCTAAAAAACACTCTTTTCAAGTATATTCCCAACTTTTCATAAAAATAGGCAACAATTCCGCAAATTGCTATCAATAAATATCCGTAAGTATAGTTTGGCAATATAAATGCTGATATTAACAATACTGCGGCTAAATAGAACTTCGTAAGAGGATACAAGTTTCTAAAAAAATTTTTAATCATAACTTCCTATTCTCCATTTTTCTTATAAATATAATTTTCTCCATATTTAAATTTTATTAAATATCTATCTGACATGCTTTTTATAATTAATATAGAAATTACTGTTGTTACAATTTTATCAGCTGCTTCTGTAAGCATAGTGGCTATCGCAACTGCTTGTCCCAAACTAAATCCTATACTTTTAAATAATACTACCACTGTAGATGAAGCATTTCCTGTAAATCCTCCATAAACTTTAATAATTATAGGAATAGATACAATTATTGAAGCCGAAGCCAGTGCCAAACTTACTATAATTGTTTTTATTACTAAATTTTTAGTTCTCATTTTTGCAAGAATTCCTACAACCAAGGCATTACATATTGCTACAGGTATAAATGCAAAATATTCTGGAGAAAAACTTCCTGTAATCAGACTCGTAATAACTGCTGTTACTGTCCCCACCCAAGGCCCTGCAATAAGACTAATAAACACCGATCCAATTGAATCAAGAAATATAGGCAACTGTAAAAATTTCGCAATCCCAAAACCTGTAAAATTAATAGCCACCGCTACTGGTATCAACAAACTTGACATTAAAGAAAAATCCTCTTTTAAACTTTTCATTTTTCTGCCTCCTTAAAATTTTATTTACTATATTTTAAAACATATTTTTCAATATTTCAACCTTTGGAAGAAAGTTTTGTTATTTTTTTAACTATCTCCATCAAATAATGTTTATCTTGATTTTTATTTCAGTTATTTTGGTTAAAAAATATTTTTTCTTATTTTTACATATTCAAATATATTTTAAACAGGGAGATCAAACGCCATCCCTCCTATTTCACAATAACAGTTATTTTAATATCTTTAATTGATTATCACTTAATAATAGCGAAAGCTCTACGAACCACTCTCTAAAAATTTTCTTAACAGAATAAAATTTCCTTAATAAAGTTTATGCTTTCTAATGGGATTTAGTATTAAATGAAGTTTAGTATAAAATCAACAAAAAAAGACTGAAACAATCAGCCTTGAGTTAATAAATTAATTTAAAAAAGTTGTATTTTTTACTTTCCATTGTTCTAATTTAATGTGTACCCAAAATCCGTATATTCCTAATGTTACTATTATTAGCAACAACCATTTTATCCAATTACCAAACAAACCTACTGCACTGCCATTAAATTTTAATCTTCTGCCTTCAACAACAGTATGATTTATTTTCCAACCATAAATCATGCACAATGCCCACGGATAACAAATCCCGAACGTACAAGATGTTATAAGAGAGCCTAAAATAATCCACCCAATGTAACTAAGCAGCCCACCGTCAAAATAACTTTTATTTTCCATAATTCCTCCTTATAATTTTAAATTAATTATAACACAAAATATTACTTTATCAAAATTTTCATTTAAATAAAAACAGCAGGAAAGATACAGCTTTCATATATTTGGTGTATATTATAGCCATACGTTCCTATATTTTTTCAATAATAAAAATCAGAAGTATCTTTTTATACTTCTGAAAACATTTATTATAATTTTTTATTTTTACCATGCAGAGTTTATTAGAACTTCTTCTCCGTAGCCACCGTTCATTTTTTGTGGATTCGTAGAGTTATAAGCTCTTTGAACTCTTATTCCTCTTATTCCTAATTCTCTTGCGGCTAAGATATCATCGTCACTGTCACCGTAGTGAATTGAGACGTTGTGTTTTTTGATATAGAATGATTTGTCATATTTGTAGCCACCTGTTGGTGTGTCAGCTGTGTATTCTACATAAACTTCTTTTGGCAGTTCAAAGTATCTTTGCAATGTTTTAGAAAGTTTTGTAGAAGTGTAGTTTTTGTCTTTTGAATGTTTTGTTCTTCCTGTGATGAAAAATACGTTATCTCCTCTTTCCAAGTGCATTTTTATCAAGTCTTTTGCAGATTGTTTTGGAATTGAATGTTCATCTCCATTTTCAGCTACATAATCCCAGAATTTTTGGTTGTACAGGTAACTTACAGCTCCTCTTTTATCTCCTGGAATTTGGAAATAATGTTGCCCATAGATAAAGTATCCGCTTGAATGAAGCAATGTGTCATCAATGTCAAAACTTACATTAATTGGCCCTTTCCCCTCCAAACTTTTCTTAATGTCATCAACAGACACAAAATGAACAGCCTTCTGAACTTTATCTGTCGAATAAAATCCCTCATGAGTGTAAGGAACTTTTGGCCCTGCTGCAAATACTACAGATGCAGCAAATAAAAATAATAATGCTTTTTTCATAACATTTCCTCCTATATATTTTTTATTTTTTTAGATATAATTTTATTCTGTTTTTAAAAAATTATTTTTTTGCTATTTTATAGGTTCACACCCTATAAACTCTCCCTTTGCTGTATAAGTGCATATATTCCCTACTTTTTTCCCAGTTCTCTTGGGAATTTTAAAATAGGAACAACTTACAGATGTTAATGCAGATAAAACCAATACTATAAAAACCTTTAACTTTTTCATAGGAAAACCTCCCGTAAAATAGTTTTTTATCTAAATTTTTCAAAAAAAAGATGTTCTCCCAAAAGAAAACATCTCTCCAATTTTATATATCAAATACGATAGATTTAACTCTTGTCATGCTTTCTATGCTGTATTTTATTCCTTGAACTCCCGCTCCTGAACCTTTGATTCCTAAGAATGGGAAACTGTCAGGCCCTCTTTGAGTCTTGTTATTTATATGTACTGTTCCTACTTCCAGTTTTTCAGCGATTTCAAACGCCAATGGGAAATTTTTGGTGAATACTGCTGATTGTAGTCCATATTCTGATTTATTTGCAATTTCTACTGCTTCATCCACAGATTTTACTCTGATAATCGGCAATACTGGCCCAAATGGTTCCTCCCAGGCGATTCTCATATCAGTTGTTACGTTGTCAAAGACTACTGGCCAGATTAAGTTTTTCTCTCTTTTTACTGTTGTCAATGCTTTTGCACCTTTTTCCTGCGCATCTTTTATCAGTCCTTCAATAAAGTCTGCTGACGAAGTGTCAATTACTGTTGTAATATCAGCATTGTCAAAAGGATCTCCCACAGTTAATTTTTCAACTTCCGCTTTTATCAAGCTAGCCAATTTATCTGCAACAGAGTCCATTACAAGCACTCTTTTAATTGCAGTACATCTTTGTCCAGAATAGCTGAATGCTCCTGCCACTATATTTTTTGCGGCTTTTTCCAAATCAGCGTCCTCCAATACGATTCCAGCGTCTTTTCCACCTAATTCAAGCATAATTGGACGCATTCCTGCAAGTTTTCCGATTTTTTCCCCAATTGGTGTACTCCCTGTAAAGTTTATAAAGTTCACTTCCTTATGTTCAATCAAATAATCTCCAATTTCAGAACCTTTTCCAGTTACAGAGTTGAATACTCCCGCTGGAATTCCAGCTTCTGCAAATACTTGTGTCAATAATAGTCCACTAATTGAACCTTGTGTAGGCGGCTTGAAAATTACTACATTTCCTCCAATTAATGCTGGTGCGATTTTTGATGCTGATAAGTTTACTGGATAGTTAAATGGTGCGATTGCAAGTACAACCCCAACTGGCTCTCTTTTTACTGCCCCATATTTTCTCTTGCTTCCAGCTTCAAATCCACCACCATTTACAAATTCACCTGTGATTCTAAGTCCTTCTTCTGCAGCATATCTAATTAAATCAGCAGTTCTAACAACTTCTGAAATAGCTGCCTTAATTCCTTTTGCGACTTCCTTTGCTAAGTTTTCCCCTATTTTATCCTTATCTCTTTCAAGAATATCCGCAGCCTTATTCAAATAAGCCGCTCTTTCTACAGCCGACAATGCTCTCCAGGCAGGTAAAGCCTTTCTGGCAGATTCCATGGCATAGTCAACTTCTTCTCTTGACATGGCTGGCACAGTTCCAAGCTCTTCCCCGTTTATAGGCGAATAAATAGTTATTGTATTTTTAGAGTCTTTCCATTCTCCATTCACTAAATTTTGATAGTTCATCAAAATGCCTCCTTATTTTCATTTTTATATATTTTATATTTTAGCATATATTTTTCATAATTAATATAGTTTTTTCACATATTTTTCATATTTTCTATTTTCTGAAAAAGTAATAGAAATTTGATTGACTGATAAAATAGAATGTGATATAACAAATGTACGTAAAAAATGGAGAAAAAAATTTGTAATTGCAAAAAAAATAATATTATATTATAATGAATATGTGTACTTATTTAAAATTAGTGAAAGACTGAGTATTTGATAATATTTTTTCAGAAAGGAACATGATGGAAAAGCAATATTTTGAGAGTTTTGATAATAAAAAAATCCCTTATCTGTTTTTTGAATCAAAAAGAGAAAAATATAAAAATAATGTTGTGATATTTCATGGAATGACAGAACCTGTTGATAGATATGCTGAATTTGGGGAGTTTTTGGCTTCCAACGGATACAATGTATTTGTTATGGAAATTCGTGGGCATGGTGAGCTGAAAGAAAATGAAATTGGAGATTTTGGAAAGGGTGGAATAAAATCTGTCTTTAAGGATATTGATTTCTTTTTTGCAAAAATTTTGAGCAAAGTTGGAGCAACTCCAAGTAATACAACGATTTTTGGACATAGCATGGGTTCTCTTATTGGAACACGATGGGGAATTAAAAATAAATATAAATATTTTATTTTATCAGGGTTTCCATTGAAAAATCAGCTGGTAGCCTTAGGCGGACATTTTGCCACTCTTCTGGAAAGAATGATTTTCAAAAAAGTTTCTGTATTTAATAAATTTATGGAAAAATGCAATGCAAATTTTGAGCCAAATAAAACGAAATTTGACTGGTTGACAAGAGACGAAATTGAAAATAAAAAATACGAAGATAGTGAACTTTGTGGCTATCCTGTCACACCAAAGTTTTATTCTGGAATTTTTTCCACAATGGGATTTATCAACAGAAATTACAAAAAATTAGACGAACATGCAAAAATATTGGCTGTCTACGGAACTGATGACAAAGTAATTGACATTCCATATATTAGTAAAATTTTTAATATATTAAGAAAGAAAAAAAGAAGAATAAATATTCTTGAAAATAAAAATGGACGGCACGAATCCCTTAACGAAACAAATAAACACGAAATTTATGATGAAATTTTAAAATGGCTAAATGCAAAAGATTTTTAATTTATATTTTTAATAAATTTAAATACTTTAGTTAATATATTTTACAAAAAATAATAATATAAACAAAAAATTTAAAAAAATTGCAAAAAATAATAAATTTTTATCGAAAAGTATGATATAATTAAGGAAGTTAATTTTAATAGGAGGAAAAATGGGAGCATTTGATTTTGTAAAAATATTTAGAGTAAATAAAAGCATCTCAATAGATTTGGGAACTGCGAACATATTGATTTATGATAAGCAAAGAAAAAAAATAGTGTTAAATGAGCCATCTGTGGTTGCAAGAGATAGAAAAACTGGAAAATTAATTGCAGTTGGAAGAGAAGCTAGGGAAATGTTGGGAAAAACTCCTGACAGCATTCAGGCTATCAAGCCTCTGCAAGATGGAGTTATCGCAGATATTGACTCAACAAAGGAAATGATTACATACTTTATTCATAAAATTTATGGAAATTCATTATTCAAACCGGAGGTAATGATCTGTGTGCCAATCGAAGTTACAAGCGTGGAAAGAAAAGCCTTGTTTGATGCGGTAAAAGGTGCTAAAAAGACATACATTATCGAAGAAGGGAGAGCCGCTATCATTGGTTCAGGCGTAAATATTTCACAACCTGAAGGAAGCATGGTAATTGATATAGGTGGAGGTTCTACTGATATTGCAATTCTTTCACTTGATGAAATTATCGCAAGTAAATCAATCAGAATCGCTGGAAACAGATTTGACGAAGATATTGTAAGATATGTAAAAAGAAAATACAACTTGTTAATCGGGGATAGAACTGCTGAAAAAATTAAAAAGGAAATGGCTACAGCATTAAAGGTTCAGTCGCCTGAAGTTATGGAAATAAAAGGTAGGGATTTGGAATCCGGTATTCCTAACACAGTAGAAATTAACGCAAATGAAATTTATGAAGCAATTGAAGATTCATTATACCAGGTAGTGAACTCAACAAAAGAAGTTCTTGAAAAATGC includes:
- a CDS encoding energy-coupling factor transporter transmembrane component T, whose amino-acid sequence is MIKNFFRNLYPLTKFYLAAVLLISAFILPNYTYGYLLIAICGIVAYFYEKLGIYLKRVFFSLFFLTLIIFVVQGLMIPSNDIMAKFGFITVYKTGIITAVRLTSKIAALVSTITMLTLISKAKEFTVALEKKGLNPKSAFILLLSLQMIPEMKKQSDIIMDSQKARGVEMEGNVFVRFKALIPIFIPMVLSSIISTEERAITLESRGFSIGEKRTILHDIEETKNDKIMKIMLAIFIVLCIVWRVLWVILK
- a CDS encoding NADP-dependent glyceraldehyde-3-phosphate dehydrogenase, producing the protein MNYQNLVNGEWKDSKNTITIYSPINGEELGTVPAMSREEVDYAMESARKALPAWRALSAVERAAYLNKAADILERDKDKIGENLAKEVAKGIKAAISEVVRTADLIRYAAEEGLRITGEFVNGGGFEAGSKRKYGAVKREPVGVVLAIAPFNYPVNLSASKIAPALIGGNVVIFKPPTQGSISGLLLTQVFAEAGIPAGVFNSVTGKGSEIGDYLIEHKEVNFINFTGSTPIGEKIGKLAGMRPIMLELGGKDAGIVLEDADLEKAAKNIVAGAFSYSGQRCTAIKRVLVMDSVADKLASLIKAEVEKLTVGDPFDNADITTVIDTSSADFIEGLIKDAQEKGAKALTTVKREKNLIWPVVFDNVTTDMRIAWEEPFGPVLPIIRVKSVDEAVEIANKSEYGLQSAVFTKNFPLAFEIAEKLEVGTVHINNKTQRGPDSFPFLGIKGSGAGVQGIKYSIESMTRVKSIVFDI
- a CDS encoding rod shape-determining protein; this translates as MGAFDFVKIFRVNKSISIDLGTANILIYDKQRKKIVLNEPSVVARDRKTGKLIAVGREAREMLGKTPDSIQAIKPLQDGVIADIDSTKEMITYFIHKIYGNSLFKPEVMICVPIEVTSVERKALFDAVKGAKKTYIIEEGRAAIIGSGVNISQPEGSMVIDIGGGSTDIAILSLDEIIASKSIRIAGNRFDEDIVRYVKRKYNLLIGDRTAEKIKKEMATALKVQSPEVMEIKGRDLESGIPNTVEINANEIYEAIEDSLYQVVNSTKEVLEKCPPELAADILDNGIVMTGGGSLIKNFVDMMEKEVGIKVFLSPNPLDSVVLGGGAAFDNKKLLRTLQMKEN
- a CDS encoding alpha/beta fold hydrolase; this translates as MMEKQYFESFDNKKIPYLFFESKREKYKNNVVIFHGMTEPVDRYAEFGEFLASNGYNVFVMEIRGHGELKENEIGDFGKGGIKSVFKDIDFFFAKILSKVGATPSNTTIFGHSMGSLIGTRWGIKNKYKYFILSGFPLKNQLVALGGHFATLLERMIFKKVSVFNKFMEKCNANFEPNKTKFDWLTRDEIENKKYEDSELCGYPVTPKFYSGIFSTMGFINRNYKKLDEHAKILAVYGTDDKVIDIPYISKIFNILRKKKRRINILENKNGRHESLNETNKHEIYDEILKWLNAKDF
- a CDS encoding macro domain-containing protein — translated: MKPKDLKNRIVLVKGDITEYPADVIVNAANSSLLGGSGVDGAIHKKGGKQIVEDCMKIRASCGKCDVGEAVITRAGNMPFKNVIHTVGPVWQSGKNNEAKLFAEKLLKKAYISSLELAEKNKLKNISFPNISTGVYRFPKDLAAKIAINAVTEYLAKNDFIEKVNFVCFENENFEIYRKLLEEKGIL
- the aphA gene encoding acid phosphatase AphA → MKKALLFLFAASVVFAAGPKVPYTHEGFYSTDKVQKAVHFVSVDDIKKSLEGKGPINVSFDIDDTLLHSSGYFIYGQHYFQIPGDKRGAVSYLYNQKFWDYVAENGDEHSIPKQSAKDLIKMHLERGDNVFFITGRTKHSKDKNYTSTKLSKTLQRYFELPKEVYVEYTADTPTGGYKYDKSFYIKKHNVSIHYGDSDDDILAARELGIRGIRVQRAYNSTNPQKMNGGYGEEVLINSAW
- a CDS encoding energy-coupling factor ABC transporter ATP-binding protein — encoded protein: MSFITVKNLSFKYPSGTENVLNDVSLEVKKGEKVAIIGQNGAGKTTMVKMLNGLLKPVSGDVVVDDWNTKKYTVAKMSRKVGYVFQNPMDQIFHNNVYDEIAFGAKKLKYSPDETKKMVENAIKLTELEKYQKENPYNLPYSLRKFVTIAAVIAMGSDVIVMDEPTAGQDFRGMRVLHNLIDELQKQGKTIITITHDMEFVVKNFDRVIVMTNGKVIADGDKRDIFWQFDTLEKSMVKQPYISDLAKEMEMDGKVLSVEEFVENYENMR
- a CDS encoding energy-coupling factor ABC transporter ATP-binding protein yields the protein MGYFKIENVNYKYPLEDKQALKNINVEIKKGEFWAVIGKNGSGKTTFCNMLRRFVPDFYKGELTGKITLEDKELKDYSQKELVQKIGFVFQNPFTQISGVKDTVFEEIAYGLENLGLEKEEIISKVEEILKLLEIEKLRDRNPYDLSGGQKQRVALASIIAMDPDILVIDEPTSQLDPKGTEDIFKIINLMANEGKTIILVEHKLELIAEYAQNILVLDEGEIILSGKAEEVLNNKILLEKEIGMTQYSILAYELEKARKVEFEEIPITKEKTVELLKK
- a CDS encoding DUF898 family protein; the encoded protein is MENKSYFDGGLLSYIGWIILGSLITSCTFGICYPWALCMIYGWKINHTVVEGRRLKFNGSAVGLFGNWIKWLLLIIVTLGIYGFWVHIKLEQWKVKNTTFLN